The DNA segment TAGATAGGATGTGAATGCTAACGTATTTCTTTTTTATAACCTCTCACAACATCAATCCATTTATAAAAACATATATATCTTagagttggccaccgacacccacctcttcccagaggtactgggttcgagtcttgggagtggcatatgtcgcccagggtaagaactcggcatggggaagtcaccgcggagctagcttggtcgggtagcggctcccggagtgagatcactccggcggttgggaggatcgtgcactatcccccccccccccaggtAACCTGCTAAGACACGATAACAGAAAAGTACACCatgtgattttttacgtttttataaataatcaaaatttgaaaGTTAGGATCCATTATTTCTCCTTCTAGGTGCATAAATTATACACCTGTCTTCTAGACATtggatataaagtagttaaacgagtcgttTTTTGTTGTTCGCGTTATCAGATACCTGTTAAACCTGCTAAGATATGATTTGCTTTGCAGTAGTTTTTAAATATGGTTTATGAGTTACGTTGACTTAGATCAAGATCCTAATCATAAAAGGAGCTTGTAGAGACAAGTGATAGAATAGCATACAAACTCATGATCTATCATATTTTCAGAATATAAACAGTCCCAACATCCAGATAAACCAACTATAAACACATGATTGATACCAACCGCCCATCCATCAGACTAAGTGGGGCGACTGGCACGATGCGGTTGAGAAGCACACGCGCAGTGGACCGAGAGACCTCAGATGTAAGCAATTGTTTGACAAAGCCATCACACTCTCACCTGCATGTTTCAAAGCGCATACATATATAAAATCAGTTGTAGAAACCAAATTCAGAAGTATGGAACAATATGGGTTGACTTTCAATGCAGGTCAAAACACATGACTGTCAatacgggtcaaaatgggttggTCGGGTTGATGGGTCAGCCTTATATGGATATGACTACAATATCTACATTACTAAGACTTTTTTAGCAAATCAACTTTGAGTAACATTATAGCCCGTAAGGCGTGTTCAACCCATTCGGATTCACTAGATGGATAACATTTGACATTCAAAAGTCAACTATATGAACAAGTTTACCTGTTGTAAAGAAACACCCAGTCCCAGACAAGTCGATAGCATTGAGATGAGGACACCCATAAACTAAACTCATCACTCCAGCATCACCAACATTATAACACCCACCAAGATTTATCGACTCAAGTTGTCGACAGTTGTCTCCAATAGCCTGCAAGCAGGCTCAAGATGGTTTATAAGCCCGAACCGAATATCAGATACATTCTACATGTACATTTGTAAGTCTAGTATACCTTCAGGGCCTTATTGGTCGCCGCTTTATAACACCCAAAAAGGTTCAAAATCTTCAACTTTCTACAGTAACTACTAACAAACTCAATACCATTCTCACTAAAAGCTGAGCAGCCACTGATATTAAGCTTAGTTAGGTTTGGACAACCACGGGCCAAAGTATAAAGGGACCCATCACCAAGTCTATAATTCTTGCTGAGGTCAAGATCCTCTAAATCATGACAGTTATTAGCGATGGTCTCGACTGATTTAGCATCAAGCAGTGGCTGAAGGGTCAAACCCCTTAGATTTGTGAACTTTGGAACAAGAGAATGCACCAAGTTATTCATGTTGTTTCTGTACCTATTGTTTTTATTAGATATTAAAACGAAATACATGAGGGCTAAGTTCATAAATGTAACCGTGACGATATAATAGATTACTAGTGATGCAATAAGATGACTTATATGTTTATGTCATGTGACATAAGTCATCTTATTGCATCACTAGTAATCTATTAAACAACTATTACTTACTTTGACTGGAACCCAATTTGACTTGTTATCTGAACCGTCTACTCAACTCGTTTTAAAAGAGATAAATAGCTCAGTCCACACCGTACTATTAAGTCTATTAATtacttgttttgacccgaacaCAGGTAGACTTGCTACCTGACCCGTCTAGTTATATAGGATCTTAGCACagcccaacccaacccaacccataATGTACTTTCAAGTATCAAGTCTAAAAGAATACTTGATTTGCCGTTCTGACTTGTTATCCGACCCGTCTAGTTAACCCAACCCGTGATGTGCTATTCAGTCTTTAAAATtacttgttttgacccgaacccattaAAAACTGTAAACATATACCAAGAGAGTGAAATATGAGTAAGTTGAGTGCAAATAGCATTCCTCCATCCACTACAAACTCCAGCAGCAACGATCACCGTCCGATCATCCAAGGAAGACACGATCTTCATCAAAAGTTCCGGTAGAATCTCCTGCCACTCTCTCTTAACCCTTCTCCCACCTCCAAACTCCATCAATTTACCACCTTgcattttttatattttctaaaTACCCAAATTACCTTAAATCTTCAAACCAACAATTCAGATCAAAGAGAAATTACATAAGTAGGGTGGATCATAAGAAATAGGGTTATGAGGGATTGTTGGAGTTcaatttttatgtattttttgtATATATCAGTTTAACTGTATAGATATTTGATAAATAGTTTTCTTAATATATTATCTTTATATATCAGTTTATCTATAAAAACAAGTATATTTGATAAACGGAATCACACACgcttatttagttatttttatggATTATTAATATACTAACATGTGGTTTAACAATTGAGGGTAGTTTAATTTTGTTTGGAATTAATAAAAAGAAGAAACAAATCTTAttctatatttaaaaaaatatagttaaaaatagggtaaattactttttgagtccctgtgttttatacAATGTTTTCATAATTGGACCGGACGTCGAACCGGTCTTCTCACCGGTTTACTGGTCGAACCGGTCCAACCGGTCGGACCGGATTTAAGAACCGGGTAagtaaatttataatttaaattatatataactaaaaatatacttattttttaatattttttggaTGTAAAATGGGTATTAAAGACATGTTGACTTTTTCAACCATCTAGCTACTTACATGTCTTGAGAATGGAGATCTGTACATATTTACTTTCTTGAAAACTATCGAAATTAGATATCTTTTTGGGTAAATCACGAAACTAGCCTTGACCACGCCGTTTTTTCAATTTTGGCCAACTGACCCGGCTCCACGAGCTGGCACCGTCAACTGAACCGGCTCGAACCTTGTGTTGTGCCGGCTCAAGGAGTTCCTTCAACAATGACCAATCTGATGGAGACACGTGTCCGACAAACGGCTTGGATCAGCTGAAACGGCTCCGAGCAGGTGAACCGGCTCGAACCTTGTGTTGTGCCGGATCGTAGCATACCTGAACCGGCTCGAACCTTGTGTTGTGCCGGCTCGTAGCATACCTGTGTCGGCTCGTAGCTTACTTGTGCCGGCTCGTAGCATAGTGCAGTCGCCGGCGATAACTATGGTCGTCGAAGGAACGGTGACCAGAGGTGTGATCGGAGATGTCGGAGTTGCAGGTTAACGATGGTGGTGATTATGATCGGCGGAGGATGACCGAAGGAGGAACGGTGACGGAGATGGTTGACGGAGACGGATTGGATGGCGAAGGAGAAGATGGATGGACAGGTAGTTGATTAAGACGGTGATGAAGGTTGATGTCGTGGCTGAAAGTTGCAGGTGAAGCGTAGGTGGGTTTGTCGGCAGAGGAGGGAAGGAGGAAAAGGGGGTGGCGTTTTGGTTCGGCGGTTGTAGTGTTATGGTGGTTTGGTGGAGGTGGGTATGGGTTAAGGAGGCGAAgcagtggtggtggaggtgatggtggcggtggaggtgatggtggcgGTGGAGATGAATGtgtttctctctcacacactgaACTTGGAGCCGTTTCAGAGAGAGAGAGCACAGAGAGAGAAGATTGAGGGGATTGAGTGTAACAGTGGAGAGAGAAACACATTCATCTGTATAGAGACTAGGGGATAAATGGACACGTGGCAAAAAACGGTTGGTTGCTTGAAAGGATTTTTTGAGCCGGGTGGGAATTTGTGAAACGACATTTTATGGGGTGTCAACATGCTATTTTTGAAATTTTAACCAAGTGTTGGCTATTTTGGTGATTTCTCATATCTTTTTTATCTTCCAATACAAACTTTAATCATAACCTACCTTCACTTTCATTTTACCTCTTTCCCTTCACAAATAACAAAACACCATCAAAACCCAACAGTTTATGTTTTCTATCATCTTCACGCAAATAAGAAGACTACTAAaccaccttcttcttcttctttaatGGTAATTCCTTTTTTCAAATAAAATCAGAGTTTCCTCCTTCACTCGAGGTCGCtttccaccttcttcttcaaTGGGAGGTCTTCTTTACATGTATGGCTGTAACAGAAAGTTAAAAAGAGATTTTTTTTTAAGAACTACATGAAGAACTCCACCGGCCCGACCCTACGCGACGACCCGCCGGCCCCCGTCCCGACCGCCGGGTTAATGTTGAAACGGACTGAAGTGCTGAACCGGCCCGATAAAGGTTCCGTATCCCGGCCGGACCGGTCTGACCGGCCGGCCCGGTCCGGTTTTAAAAACCTTGGTTTTAtaggttttaactagttgagtccaaaagcaaaaagtttaacgacctgagtccccataagcattttctttaaccatttgagtccaaatttctaacactgttagaaattttttggttaagtattgttaaatgaccaaaatacccttataattaaaaaaaatctctATCTCTGTTACATGCCCCTTATCTCTTTCTGTCTCTAAATTCTCACCTTCATCTCTCCCTCtcatctttctttctctctctagaccaccatcaacaccaccaccgtcaccaccacagcCACAACCACCTCTGTCTCCAACCACCACCTCAACCACAAACCTCCAGCACACTCTCTGTTCTAGGAACAAATTCGTTTTTGTCAATCCTATTATTCTGGGAACAACATTACCATTTAGCAACACCTCACCGGAGCAGAGAGATCCCCTGTAATTATACCTTCAATCGATTATACAGATCTTGGAGTTGCATAGCCCTGTATGAAATTAgacggtgtcacaccccgacccgcagcggaaaggtacggggcatgatgattgcccatagctcatgacaactgattattgtttcaatatttaaagcatatccatttaaatagtcacatatcatataataatcaaaattgttCATACGTTGTTCAATACAAACATATCaagatttcaatttattttcctaaggcccatgctacgtgtccacatcacttgatcatcaactttgaaaacctgcaccacgttagaaaaatatatttttgggtcaacaaataagttggtgaataatttcctccgttttatagaaaacagttttatatttaattcgttaaaaaaaatatttttaacatgcacctcaaggttagtgtgtaaatggtctcatatcatcaacatagtaaaaacatatccataaatccaaattttaccaaacaagaatacaccatcaataacaacacaaacacccaaaataaatagactcctgataatagcgtgcattaggctcaagccccgaggagcgagtctaatactgttggcgatactaggctacaacccatggccgtggggaacctagtcagccgtgtggatccactagaataatagcatgcaatagacttgacatcagatagcatatagaataatagaatacacataagacgttcacataataacacttgatcatagcatgttaagtaaatcgaaaagtgtaacgtgatgcaccccaaaatttgtaaaagataaaaaaaagggGAGGAAATGGAAGAAATTATTCACATGTTGCAAACAGTTAATCCACGAGAATTACCGCACGAGTACACGAATATTAGCAAAAAGTATCCCATGCGATGGCTTATATGAAAGCAAGCTAAAACAAATCGTCTTCGACGAGTAGGCAACCTATAATTTCATTATTAAATTTACTAAGATTAAATTGCTACATAATCCGTTAACTCATTGATGATCCGGCGACGAAGATTATTATATTTCAACGTAGTATTTTTCAATAAGCTTGGAAATCGCTAAACAAAAGATACTTCTTATagaaataaacataaaataataataataataataataataataataataataataataatagtaatagtaatagtaatagtaatagtaatagtaatagtaatagtaatagtaatagtaatagtaatagtaatagtaataattaGCAAACTTACATCTTTGACAATATTAGCTGATCTCTAGTTAGAGTAACTATTTCAAAAGAAATAACATCATGAATTTGGTTGTTTCAATTTGTATAAGAAGCACTTGGTTCTTCGCGTTATGCGGCGGGAATTGGAATGTTTTCGTTTTAGCTTGTTACGGTTCACTCGATTCCTTATGACTCATTGTTGAATACAAATTATATcgaaatgtagacaaaaataaaTGTGTCGTAACATTATACTTGAAATTTTGTAAATCAttatgtttaaaagaaaaacatcATATCtctaaattaattaaattattaaataatcaAATGAATTAATTTGTAACCAAAAACAAACCCACCAACGAGTGAACCATTTACACATTGCTGCAAAAGTGAAAATTATAACTTCATATTGTTATAATAAATAGGATAACACTTAACTTActgaataaaaataatattttgagagtAATCAAAATGTATATACATGGGCGTTTACCATTAGATGCTAATTAATGAAAACCACATCTATGGCTTATATGGATTATGAGAGACTAATGCAGGTGTTTTAGAGATGAGCCACCTTTTGTAGGGCTACTAATATGCTCTTGTACTTAATGTGTGTTGGACACCCGAGACATCATCACCATCTCTATATGTATGAGCATTTGCAGCGGAAGAAATAATATAATTTGCAGACATGATGAACTCGAGTATGCAATACAATAAAGACTGAAAGAAATGAATACTTGATGGACACTTTCTGTTTGGAGGGAAAATGTCTTGATAACCGGCAAATGTTTGCCGGTATTACATAAATATACATCATACTAATGGCGGTTGGAATTTGGCGGGTAACTGCCTTGATAGTTCGTTTCGAATATATTTACCCGCTTATCCTTGAACCGCTTATCATACTTACCCTAATACTCTAGTTATCAGGTcatatatcatacatacatatcattcgaataattatatatataacataactAAAGTTTAACTAATTTAGAAATATACGTATTTCCAACACAACCCCCTTAAACTTTGGTTATGTTGGAATCCTTCTGCATTACACTTCGATTTGTCTCTTCCATTGCCTTCTTCATGTGATTGAAGTTAAATCTTTTCCTCCTCTTGTGTGCACTCCAGTTGTCTGCCCATCCATTCTCAGCAAACAATGCATAATGCATTAAATCAGCACCGGCTTGACTATTCCTTGCAGTATCTTCTCGAACATCTCCTGTACTTCTGATCCTTCTGTAACTGCCTCGAGACGAACCATCATCATTCTGATTGATTCCTCCAGCACCTTCTTGAATTATGTCTGCACTTTCGGACCTCCTTTCGCAGCCTTTAGATGAACCAGCGTTGTTATTGATCATTTCCTTCACCTGCACCTTGTTTTGAACTGCCTTGAATTTATAGTAATATTCTAAAACATCAAGGTACATGGTATATACTATTCTCATATAATCTCCATCTTCATATCCGAAGCCTAAATCCTTTGCTATGATTGGCCATGTATTTTCAGTTGTAACTTCTCGGTATCCACCATCACTTGCCACCAGAATGTATAGACTTAACAGGTCTATTTTCTTTTGATCAGTGGTGTAAGGGGGAATAGGCCTTGAAGTGATTCCCATATATTCATATAGAAACCACCGGACCATCTCTTCAAATTTCTTTTGTAAAACAACTTTATACTTGAATACGTATTCACGATCATCAAGCATGTTCATCAGGGCCTTGCAATCATCGAATTCATGAAATTCTAAAGATTTTAAAATCATTAAATTCCAGTCGTCTTCTTCTTCCTCCGACACATTCAGCGATTCAAAATAGGAATTCAGATAATCATTCTTGAATTCATCATCAATCCCGCACATATTTTGCAGCCTTTCTATCTCTTTTAACCCCAGTTCCTCTTCTTTCGATAGCCCAGTTTTATCATTTACAGAGTTCACCACCGGAGATGAAAACATAAGAAAAATTTTACATGAATCACCGGATTTTCTGACCGTGAAACCTTGGAGGGTTAATTGTTCAAGACTTAGAACATTTCGATCAATATCCGGTGAGTAAAATACACTGGGAATTTTCAGCGTTTCATTTCCTGTTTTCATCTCAACAATTCCTACTCCGCGTATGAATAAAAAATTATTCATGCCGGATCTCGTTTCAACACCCATAATGTGTTTAACCCTTTTGAAAACATCGATATTACCCACATAATGATGATGAAAAGTTGAATTAACATACGAGATGTCCTTCCATTGTCCACCATTTGTCCCCGTGACTATCATCTCATCACGGCAGTGCACATCTTCATTCTGTGTTCTTATTCCGGCATTGATCGCTTGTCGAATCAGTTGCAACTCCTCATCGTTCTCCTTGGCTTTACATGTGTAGATCTGATGACCAGACAAGTGACAGTAATAACATAAACGTTCTCGTCGGGATCGTCGTTTTCTTTCATTCTTCTCATCAATACAATGTTGACATGGCATTGATGTGGCAGTTGGTTTAATTTCTGCATCGGATCTagtagtggctctgataccactatgttggacaCCCGAGACATCATCACCATCTCTATATGTATGAGCATTTGCAGCGGAAGAAATAATATAATTTGCAGACATGATGAACTCGAGTATGCAATACAATAAAGATTGAAAGAAATGAATACTTGATGGACACTTTTTGTTTGGAGGGAAAATGTCTTGATAACCGGCAAATGTTTGCCGGTATTACATAAATATACATCATACTAATGGCGGTTGGAATTTGGCGGGTAACTGCCTTGATAGTTCGTTTCGAATATATTTACCCGCTTATCCTTGAACCGCTTATCATACTTACCCTAATACTCTAGTTATCAGTTcatatatcatacatacatatcattcgaataattatatatataacataactAAAGTTTAACTAATTTAGAAATATACGTATTTCCAACAATGTGTTTGAAGACATGAACCGCAACATAACTGACAATTAGTTTTAGTGTGGGTTTTGAAAGTAGAGCATCCAGATTAGTATACTAAACATTAGATTGACTAACTTTATCATCCAACTCCACCTATTCGTTTATATATCGACCCACACCTAGCCTTTTAAATGAAGACCCACTCAAGGTTTCTATTAAGTATTACGGAATCAGGTTCGGAACCAAGAAAGCGAACAAACGGAACTTTTACTTTTATTATGTTATTAGTATCTTTCTCTCGATCATAAAATAAGCTCCAGATTAGTGATGTTTTAGCCGCCGGAACAATCGAAACAAAACAAGAATTTGTATATCAATATACGAGTCAAAAGAGGGTTCGATTAGTTACCTTAATTGCCGAACGAGGCTGATCGGAAGATACACTCTGATAAAAGAAGATATGCATAATAGATCAATGGCGGCCGCGAAGTAGTTGCGGTGGTGTACGGCGGTGTAGTGCAACGGTCGTAGCGATTCATGATTCGGGTGATGGCCAAATGCTTGGTTCATCCAAGTGTTGCCAGAATCCATAACTACTACAGAGATTAGAAGGAGAAGATGTGTTGTAGAACCAAGGATAGCATGTTTGGAAAATAAAGAGGTGGTTGCTTGAAGGTTACGACCATTAATGGCCATGATGAGTGTTTAATACAAGTATAACGGACATACTCGTTGGAATCATTTGTAATGTTGTCCTCTCACTTGCAACAAGCGATTAATATCATAATTCCTTCACTAAGATCATTTTTACGTTACTTCAAATTCAATATATATAGCTTTATTTATTTGAATTGATTTTAATATATGTTGTTAACAAAATTAGTTTAATGCTTTCTTTTATATGATTAATAAATACTAACGAACTAACTGGTAATCCTTCATAAAATTGTAAAACCAATATTATTATTCCCGAATATAATTACTTAAAATAATATTCGAAattagctaaaaataaaaaaataataaactatAATAATTATTCGCAACTGTATTTATTGCATTTCGGttcagggtttttttttttttaagccGTGTCAGGTTTATAGGATCCGTTTCTTGGCGGATGTTACAGACGGCACCTGTAAATTCTCTAAATTCTCACCTGTAATTATCCCTGTATAATCGATTATATAAAAATCACGCAACAACACCTCACCGGAGCAGAGAGATCTCATCTCAGGTTTGTTGTTGTTGAAGATCAGAGGGTCTGGATTTAGACGGAGATCTCATCTCAGGTTTGTTGTTGATCTTTGCCGGAAAACGGAGGGTCTGGATTTAGATGGAGATCTCATCTCAGGTTTGTTGTTGTTGAAGAtcggtggtggtgacggtggaggtGCAGCAGTGGTGGGtgttgtggtggtgatggtgtagtggtggtggtgacggtggaggtGCAACGGTGGTGGGTGTTATGGAGGTGCAGCGGTGGTGGGTGTTGTGGTGGTGAcggtgtagtggtggtggtgacggCGGAGGTGTAGTGGCGATGGTGACGACGGTGGTGTTGATGGTGTGGCGACGGTGGTGTTGATGGTGGAGATGTGGTGGTGGGATGGAGATGGTttaggtagagagagagagaaaggtagagagagagaaagttctggACAAATTTGGTATGACTTATGATCTGGATATATGATCTagagtatgtatatatatttaataataaattggtttttttaattaaaagggtaatttggtcatttaacaaaagtTAACAGAATAATTTTAACAGTGCCTCTCCTGACTTGtctttaaaagttataaaatctAGACACCTCACAAAATAGATATAGTGCCACGTTGATCTCATACAAACCACAAAGCTTTACGCTCTAtcagactctctctctctctctctctctctctctctctctctctctctcgttcaaCCACATTTCCATGTTAGAGTTTTCGGCCAAGGGTTTCAGGCGTCAGCAGTCGCTCATCGCCTCCTGTAACACctttgttattattttaaaggttttcatatatataacgaaaataaacatgtaattacgaTTAAGGATCCGTAGAAAATACGACTAATTTAAATCTTTTGCaacttaaaagtttacaacataAAATAAATAAGTTCGTCGTTTAAAATGACAACGAAACGCCGTGCGGAAGCTTGTATCTTGATTGTGTTCGGTCCTTCAACGAGCTTGATCTCCATCCGTAGGCTTACTAAAGTTATCTGTAATCAAAACCAACACCAATGTTAGTTTTGATACTAATATAACTAGTTTTATCAAGTCCCTTTATCAAacaaatgaaaataaaataattttttcCAAATTGTACctcccgcgacacgcgggaggagTCCTTTgttctgtcgcgtgtcgcgacaatCGTCGCGTGTCACGCCCCAATTACTGGATCCCGTCGCGTGGCGCAGGGGAAACTAATTTCCAGCAGGTCCGTTTCTGGACCTGCATTTTCTGCCCAGCTCAAGTTTTTAACAAAAACTAAACTTCAAATGGCCATAACTTTTAATCTATATgcccgttttacgcgattcttttccCTACGCGTTCGTAATTTGATTCttcatcatatggagttaaaaccTGATATTTAACTTCTCAAAAATATAGAATTTCAAGCCTTCGACCtgaaattattttactaaaacttTTGTCCCGTTTAAGTTTAAAACCATTAACTTCTTTCTAACTAACCAAATACATGCTCCAATGCATTTAACACAAATTCTTTAGCTTGGGTTTATAATTCTTATGAATTACACAACTAGCACGCAAGCTATGCGCATAGGtccgttttgacccgtttaggggaTTTTAAGCAATTTAGTCTATAATCCACTCTTTTCTTTTCACACTTCAAAATTCCACCTTCAAGGTATCTACCTACATTCCATAAACATAATGGAAGTTCCTAAATGATCCATATGGGTCGTTTACCagttttacccatcaagggcgttttggtcaactttagcccctcatttACGACGACGGGCTTCCACTAAATATTTGACCCAAATTCGCGCATATAACTAATATCttatttatgcgtacctggctcggtcAACAtatatgtgacaccccaggaaaaccagtaaatgatATAACTTACCttgcttcctcagtaaccgcatgctaaatttcgggacgaaatttctttcaagttggggataatgtgacaactcgagtttccaagattctatttccgcattaattgcacgttgactttgactgtctagTTGTTTGACTCGTTGGACTTGAAAtcgtacgcgttgtgttttaatgaaatgtattgtcatggtgcatatatgtgattacttgatgtTGTAAATATAATATTAGGATTATTACAAACACTTAGGCTGATTAAATCGTAATGCCCGACGAATCGTGATGTGATTCACCATCAAACAAGCTAGACGAAACAGAATTTTATTCGCCATTTAacccactcgacgaaacataagtgtttcgccgagcccagattCGCCAAAGCCCAATACGGCCCAAACTTGTATGCGTAAAAATATATATGTGATTAGGAGAACGGTTAT comes from the Helianthus annuus cultivar XRQ/B chromosome 4, HanXRQr2.0-SUNRISE, whole genome shotgun sequence genome and includes:
- the LOC110934745 gene encoding F-box protein SKP2A, whose translation is MQGGKLMEFGGGRRVKREWQEILPELLMKIVSSLDDRTVIVAAGVCSGWRNAICTQLTHISLSWYRNNMNNLVHSLVPKFTNLRGLTLQPLLDAKSVETIANNCHDLEDLDLSKNYRLGDGSLYTLARGCPNLTKLNISGCSAFSENGIEFVSSYCRKLKILNLFGCYKAATNKALKAIGDNCRQLESINLGGCYNVGDAGVMSLVYGCPHLNAIDLSGTGCFFTTGESVMALSNNCLHLRSLGPLRVCFSTASCQSPHLV